From the Thermus hydrothermalis genome, the window TGGCCAGGCGGGACCTTCCCGTCCTTCTGCTTTTCGGTCTGGTGGGCGTTTCCCTCTTCTACGGCTCCTACCAGCTGGCGGTGGGGTACGGGGGGGCGGCCCTGGCCTCCGTCCTCCTCTACACCGCCCCCGCCTGGGTAGCCCTGCTCTCCGCCTGGGTGCTCAAGGAGCCTTTAGACCGGGGAGGGGGCTTCGCCGTGGCCCTCACCCTCCTCGGGGTGGGGCTCATGGGCTTGGGCGGGGGGAGCGAGGTGCGGGCAGGGCCCCTAGCCCTCTTCTTCGGCCTCCTTTCCGGCCTCACCTACGCCCTTTACTACATCTTCGGCAAGCTTTACCTGCCCCGCTACCCCACCCCCACCCTTTTCCTCTACGCCCTGCCCGTGGGGGCCCTGGGGCTCCTGCCCTTCGTGGATTTCGTTCCTCTAAGCCCCAAGGCCCTTCTCGCCCTCCTCTTCCTGGGGATCTTTTCCACCTACGGGGCTTACCTGGCCTACTACGCCGGGCTTAAGCGCCTGCCCGCCACCCGGGCCAGCGTGGTGGCCACCCTCGAGCCCGTGGTGGCGAACCTCTTCGCCTTTTTCCTCTTCGGCGAGGTCCTCTCCCCTTTGGGCTACCTGGGGGCGCTTTTGGTCCTCGTGGCGGTCCTCCTCACGGTGCGGCGGTAGACTTTCGTCATGAAGCGCTTCCAAGCCTTGGCCCTCTTCCTGGGCCTGGCCCTGGCCCAGACCCACGACCCCCAGGACCCCGCCCAGTTTTCCCGCCTGCCCGAGGGGTACTCCGTGCGCTTCCAGGCCCCGGCGGAGGAGGTGCGGGAGGCCTGGGTGGTCCAAGGAGGGGCCTTCCCCATGGCGCGCCAGCTGGTCTATGGGGGCAAGGAGGTGTGGCGGGGGCTTATCCCGGAGGCCGCACCCTATGCCCTCCGGGTGCGGGGCAAGGCGGGGGAGAAGGTCTTGGGCCCCTTCCGCCCGCCCCAGCGCCCCTTCGCCGCCCTGGCCTGGGTGGGGGAGCGGGGAGGCTACCAGGTGTTCCCCGACCGCTTCCAAAACGGCGACCCCAGCAACGACGCCCTGGCCCTGGAGGACGACGAGTACCGCTACAACCAGGTCTGGCAACAAAGAGGCGGGCCCTTGCCCCACCTTTCCGCCTGGCAGGACCCGCCGAGCCCCCTGCACTGCTGCCACCAGTACTACGGGGGGGACCTGAAGGGCCTCTTGGAGCGGCTTCCTTACCTGGCGGACCTGGGGGTGGGGCTTCTTTACCTCAATCCCCTTTTCCGCTCGGGGAGCGCCCACGGGTACGATACCCACGACTACCTGAAGGTGGCCCCCCGCCTGGGGGACGAGGCTTTGCTGTGCCAGGTTTTGGACCGGGCCCACGCCTTAGGGATCCGGGTCCTCTTTGATTTCGTGCCCAACCACACGGGCCTAGGCTTCTTTGCCTTTCAGGACGTGGTGAAGCGGGGCCCTGCTTCTCCCTACTGGAACTGGTACTTCGTGCGCCGCTACCCCTTCGTCCCGGGGGACGCCTCCGCCTACGAGGCCTGGTGGGGGGTGGGGAGTCTGCCCAAGCTGAACACGGGCAACCCTGAGGTCCGGGCCTACCTCCTTGGGGTGGCGGAGCGCTGGGTGCGCTTCGGCTTTGACGGGGTGCGGGTGGACGTGCCCGAGGACCTCCT encodes:
- a CDS encoding DMT family transporter, producing MGYLFLLLAAFLWGLLGPVSRLSFQEGLSPLLVAFYRAVIAWAFFALHARLLRQVGVARRDLPVLLLFGLVGVSLFYGSYQLAVGYGGAALASVLLYTAPAWVALLSAWVLKEPLDRGGGFAVALTLLGVGLMGLGGGSEVRAGPLALFFGLLSGLTYALYYIFGKLYLPRYPTPTLFLYALPVGALGLLPFVDFVPLSPKALLALLFLGIFSTYGAYLAYYAGLKRLPATRASVVATLEPVVANLFAFFLFGEVLSPLGYLGALLVLVAVLLTVRR
- a CDS encoding glycoside hydrolase family 13 protein — translated: MKRFQALALFLGLALAQTHDPQDPAQFSRLPEGYSVRFQAPAEEVREAWVVQGGAFPMARQLVYGGKEVWRGLIPEAAPYALRVRGKAGEKVLGPFRPPQRPFAALAWVGERGGYQVFPDRFQNGDPSNDALALEDDEYRYNQVWQQRGGPLPHLSAWQDPPSPLHCCHQYYGGDLKGLLERLPYLADLGVGLLYLNPLFRSGSAHGYDTHDYLKVAPRLGDEALLCQVLDRAHALGIRVLFDFVPNHTGLGFFAFQDVVKRGPASPYWNWYFVRRYPFVPGDASAYEAWWGVGSLPKLNTGNPEVRAYLLGVAERWVRFGFDGVRVDVPEDLLEAKGFFRDLKARLRAINPEAYLVGEIWRRAPDWVGEGAFDSLMNYAIGRDIVLRYAQGLHPALFGGVRALSLLAETYAQYPEAAAAMGFNLISSHDTSRLLSDLGGNAAKARLAWALLFALPGTPVVWQGEECGLLGEKEPLDLGRRPIPWGSCDGEFRLFLQGLYRLKAQEPALRGSLFATYLAEGGLLSFFRGEGEERLLLAFNNQAASASLPLPQGTWRDLLTGEAFRGQAEVPGLGARYLKKASR